The sequence TTTCCACCTGCATATTATTTATAAAAGCTCAACCCACAGCTTGTTCTCATTTTGAAGAAACAGAGACAAATGGCAATATGTTTGAAGGAATAAGTGTCCCCTTTTACACTCTTTCTTTAGCTAAACTAGGTTATAAACTAGGCTATGTTTCATTGGGAACCAAAACACATTAGAATATGAAACTAATAGCTATCAACTTCCAGTATGACGTTCATACTAACCTGGGTTTTGATATCCAAAAATTATCTCGGAAAGTGCTTTACCACCAGTTTCTCCAGGGTAAGCAACCCACAAGATACTAGCAATTCTTGGGTCTTTCTCAGCAAAGGATATATCAACAGGTCCACCACCAGTAAGAACCAAAATGATTGGTTTCTTACTTATAGCTGCAAGGGTGGTAACCAAGTTTGTTTGGTTACCTGGTAAGAGAAGACTATACCGGTCAAAATCCTCTCTTTCCTGGGATAAATCCAACCCAGCCACAACAATTACATAATCAGCTTCTTTAGCAATAGAAATAGCATCCTGGAAACCAGCGGTGGAGTTGCATCCTACATCAAGGCAACCAGCAGCATGAAGTGTTCTATTTACATGTCGGTAAAACCCCTCAAGGATTCTCTTAAATTTGCATGGAACACCTGTAAGATAACAGTAGTAGTAAATTACATTAAGCAAACCAGCAGTTCAAAGTGCTTTCTCTGGAGAAAATGAAGAATCACATTTTTCTTTGGAGGGAACTGCACTGAGTAACTATGAggacaagaaaagaaaacttactTGGTGATCTCGAATTTTTTGCAGAATGTACATCAACATACCACTTTATAGAATAATCTTTTCTAAGTTTCCACATTAATAGCTAGCATCAATCTCAAAATTATATGCATCTAATTGGAGCATTTACCATGATGGAATTGATAAACACGTGTTCCAGAACGAGGACTATGTTCTtcccattttatttattttggaatttgcataaagaaatacaaatacATCTCTATATTTTGGATgtgatatttgattattttagttaTGGAGTAAAAGAACAAAGCATACCATACTTTAGGATTTTGGATTTTCTAACCTGTGTAAGTACCACCCGGACTGCTCACATTTGCCATAGGACCGACTATAGCTAATGTAGAAACACTTCTCTTGTTCAATGGCAAgaacttcttatcatttttaagAAGCACAATGCCCTGCCTTGCCGCATCAAGGGCCAAATTCAAGTTCTTAGAAGTGCAGACATCTTGAGGTCCAAATTTTGCAAACTGTCCCTTTGCAGGGTTTCCATCAAAAAGACCAAGTCGGAACTGAACAGAAAATAAGTATTGAAGTGCTCTGTCTAGGTCTTGTTCAAGCACACTCCCCTGCTGAAATGCAGATTTCATGTGTCGCAGCATGTATGTTCCACAGTTTATATTCGTTCCTGTCAAAACAGTTGAGTCACATTTGGAAAACAGGATAGAGCAACGTAGAATAACAAATTCGATGGGACTGCCAGAAGACCTGCTTTCAGAGCAATAGCAACTGCATCTTCTGGCATTTTGGTGTAATTATGGTATTCATATATAGTAGCCACAGCATCACAATCAGAGGTGATGTATCTGAAAATAAATCATACAACAATTACGCATGAATTCGATGTAATCGCATTCGAAAAAAGCCTTCCACGTAGACAAACAGAAGGAAATATTACCCGTCAAACCCCCAGTCTGTTCGGACTTTATCTAAGAGCTCCTTATCTGCACATGCTGGTACTCCATTCACACTATTGTAGGTACACATCAAGCAACTGGCCTTACCTTGTTGGATACAACTACGAAAAGGTGCCTGAAATGTGTCCTCCATATCCTGCTTGGTCACCTAATATGTGAAGTGATAAAATATTAACACTAGAAGTTATGCTTTTTACAATTCCATATTGCATATGGAATTACTTGGTGTTTGTAGGCACCCCATTACTTGAGCAAATTAATCTGGCTCCGATAAAAGGCAGACATTTTGAGGCCAGCAACTGCTCAAGTTATAGGTGGTTAAGTGATATGCATAAACGTCTACACCAACCTCCATTATTCTCCAATAAAGAGAGGTGATATATAAAAAGAATACAACTATCATAATTCATAACCATGGTAACAAGTGACATAACCCTATGCTATATAACTTTGCCTCCGGTTGATAAGATGCGCTGGGATTAATCATGTAAATGGAACAATAAGAAACAAGATAAAAGCAAATATGATATATGAATTTTGGTGATATTGTTGTCTTCCTGCCTAAAGGAAAGCAAATTGAGATTAGGCTTTGGCCTATGAGTATAAGCTTCAACGCAATGCACTCCCTCGTGTTTACTCATCATGTTTCACTTCACCAGAGTCAATTTCACTAATCTTCATAGCTACATTGAATTAAATTAGGtcagtattttaaaattttaaacttagACGTTCAAAAACTATACGAAAAATACTATAAGTCGCAGTCCTCATATCAATACGAtgaaaaaaatacatcttaaaatgttgatcaaagtcgaTGCAGCTTGATTCTCGAGAAGTGAAATgggacaagtaaaagtgaacggacTAAGTAATAAGCTATATACCAGGCAATAATTTGGACCACCCAAAAGCAAGTATTACTAGTAAACAAAAGCAAGATCTAGCGTAGCAACAACTGAGAAACTAGGCAAATTAAGCACAAAGGTGGAAGAAGTTTACCACAGCATTGAAGTTGTATCTGGTAACATGACCCCATTTCTCCAAATCATAAGCAGTGAAATGCTTACAACAAGCTGATAACATCAACCTATCGCCATCATCTTCCTCAAGAACCCTCCTCTTTCCTCCACCGCCACTTCCTTCAACGCCCTTCAAATCCACTTCTTGAAATCCCTTCACATACACAATAGCATAAGTAGAAATCACCATTGGATCTTCCCCAGGAGTTTCTTGACCTCTTCCCCATCTTGGGTCCCTAAAAACATTAATATTCGGTGCCCAAAATGTAAGCCCAGATTGACCAGTATTATACATAGCCCTTCCCTCAACTGCAATAGCTTTAGCAATTGAATGCCATAAACTTCTGTTAAAAGTAGCTGCAGTAAGAATAACTTGTGGGAAACTAGTGGAGCCTCTAATGGGGCCATCGAAATTGATTCCAGGTCCATTAGTACCAATACCATGAAGAGATTCCGACCACCATTCATATGATGGTAAACCAAGTCTTGGTATCGAAGATGTATTATCACTTAGATgtaatattttttcatcaatgGTTAGTAAGGAGATTAGGGAGTTAACTCTAGTGGGAATTGACAATTTTTTGTTGCAAAAATCATATTTGTGATGAGGTGGATGACATGGGAATTTGGGATATGGTTTTGATTTGGTTAAATGAACATTGAACACGAGAATGTTAAGGAGGATGAATAGAAAAAGGAAGTGAATAGTACTATTTTTTATCATGTTGTTCGAGTGTAGAGATGCCAGATGTAGAGTGATCCAAGAATTGTTGACTTGTACTAAGCTCGAATCGTTTTTATAGtagaaatgaaatgaattaatAGCAGTATAATCACATTGGCtgttatttttggtgtaaacGTAAAATGTTGGAATCGTGTGGTGTGTAAATTTCTGGTTGATGCAATTCTTTATAATTTGATAACGCATTACTCTACGATCTTAATTAGCAATAACAATGGTTAAATGTGCAACATTACAAATTACGTTGCGTCTCCCTGGCCTTTTTTTGGGCCAAACTTCTATGACACTTCCCATATTTAGCACGCTATGTAATGTGATTGAGCTCGAAAATTAGCTACTTTCTCCCTTTTGAAAAGAATGAACCATATCTGAGAAATAAGTCAAATGAATTACTATAATGTTGCTGCTGTTacatattattaataataattctaGTAACAGTCTAACTACAATAATATGGGCCGTTTTTGTTCGTTTCTGTAGCATATAACAAGGGTGAACTATGCAAATTGAGCCTTTGTAAAATCTCTATTTGAaagtagcttagttggttagttacctgaactttCATCTCAGGAGAATTTTAATAGCTTAATAGGTTAGTTACCTAAACTTTCATCTTGTTGGTGAGAGTTCGATTCCCCATTCTTCTTTCCCTACCtccaatttaattaaaaataaaaaaaagagacaGGAACCTAATTTGGGCCAGTCCAACCTTTCTTTCTTCGAGGCCCAACTCCCATGGGGCTAAATTCACTCTACAAAATATTTCAAGCCAGCCCATCTTGAGGGAAAAGTAACAGGCATAGTTATTCcatttgttctattttatatgtgacttcctttttaaaaaaaaaataaaaaaaattgggtgCAGGGGAATGGGAATGGGGGAGGGGATTACAATGTGGGGACTCGAACCCTCACCAATAAGGTGaaagttcaggtaactaaccaactaaggTACTAAGATTCCCCTATATGTGACCTCCTAGAGTGTCATTTgagtttgaaattttatttatattgatgAAGTATCAGTGAATGAGAACCGTAATTCCACATTGTTCACGTTCAAACTTCAAAGTTGCAAAATCAGCTAGAGAATTATTCTATTTTATCTCTTTGTTTAGTATGTTACTTAAGAGAGAGATCTTCTTTTGTTTAACAAAGGTCATTATGTTCTAACGTGATTCATTGATCTAATTAGTGATTACATTAGAAACATGAACAAAATTTTACTAAGCTGTGAGTGTTAAATAGGGCTTGGATTTAATATATGTTGTACTTATTAACTAGCTAGCCAGCTCACGGATCACTACCAAGTTAAATGTATTTAGCACGTTCCATAAAGCGACTCAACCTGTTCATTGCGCGATTTTATTCGATACATGATACATTTAATGTCATCTGTATTTCATTCTactcctttttaaaaaaaaaaa comes from Capsicum annuum cultivar UCD-10X-F1 chromosome 2, UCD10Xv1.1, whole genome shotgun sequence and encodes:
- the LOC107860131 gene encoding probable beta-D-xylosidase 6 produces the protein MRYQIIKNCINQKFTHHTIPTFYVYTKNNSQCDYTAINSFHFYYKNDSSLVQVNNSWITLHLASLHSNNMIKNSTIHFLFLFILLNILVFNVHLTKSKPYPKFPCHPPHHKYDFCNKKLSIPTRVNSLISLLTIDEKILHLSDNTSSIPRLGLPSYEWWSESLHGIGTNGPGINFDGPIRGSTSFPQVILTAATFNRSLWHSIAKAIAVEGRAMYNTGQSGLTFWAPNINVFRDPRWGRGQETPGEDPMVISTYAIVYVKGFQEVDLKGVEGSGGGGKRRVLEEDDGDRLMLSACCKHFTAYDLEKWGHVTRYNFNAVVTKQDMEDTFQAPFRSCIQQGKASCLMCTYNSVNGVPACADKELLDKVRTDWGFDGYITSDCDAVATIYEYHNYTKMPEDAVAIALKAGTNINCGTYMLRHMKSAFQQGSVLEQDLDRALQYLFSVQFRLGLFDGNPAKGQFAKFGPQDVCTSKNLNLALDAARQGIVLLKNDKKFLPLNKRSVSTLAIVGPMANVSSPGGTYTGVPCKFKRILEGFYRHVNRTLHAAGCLDVGCNSTAGFQDAISIAKEADYVIVVAGLDLSQEREDFDRYSLLLPGNQTNLVTTLAAISKKPIILVLTGGGPVDISFAEKDPRIASILWVAYPGETGGKALSEIIFGYQNPGGKLPMTWYLESFTKVPMTCMNMRADPANGYPGRTYRFYTGEPLYGFGHGLSFTSFSSRLLSAPKRLSLSLAKSNWKRSILVQEHSRLGYIHVEEVPSCSLSQFFIHISVSNDGDMDGSHVVLLFSRVPQNIHGAPQKQLVGFDRLHVPARESVETSLLVDPCEFLSFANDQGNRILALGEYTLVLDDIEHVVSIEM